The Pantoea phytobeneficialis genomic sequence GATCCCTCTCTCCCGGTTTATGCATTACAAATTAGCGCCCGCAAGCCAAGCCAGCAATGGGAGGCCGCCCGGTTCGCTGAACTGGCAGACAAAATTGCTACCCGGCATCGTTGTCAGATTATGCTGCTGTGGTCACCCGGTAGCCGAGACAATCCACGCCATCCGGGTGATGACGACAAAGCTCGCGAAATTATGGCACTTTGTACGCACCTGCCGGTGAAAGCGGTGGCGACAACCACCCTGCCACAGCTTATCGCGGCCATGTCCTTATCTCGCGGCCTTGTAAGCAGTGACGGCGGCGCGATGCATATTGGCGCTGCGCTGGGACTTCCGGTTGTCGCGCTATTTGGTGACAGTGACCCGGCATGCTGGCATCCCTGGCAGGTGAAGCATAAGGTATTGCAACCAGCCTCGCGCCATGTCAGCTCGCTCAGTACGGATGAGGTCTACGACGCATTCCTGCAAACCATCATTCAGTAACCACCTCAGGCCAGTGTCCAAGTCTGGCCGCTTCGCATAGCAGTGCAACCGTCAAGGGGTGATAAGAAAACCCCTTCCGACGGGTAAACAAAGGGAATTGCAGGCGTGTTGCCGGAAAATAGCGTGCATCATCATAATGCTTTGAACTGACTGCAAAAGTGATAAAAAAGTCATTCATCAGATCTGCAAATTCAAACTCATTCAGGGGTAACCTTTGCACGTAAAAGTTGGGGTGATCAACTTTCTTAAACCAACCTAGCGCGGTTGGCTTGTTATGATATTCGATTAGAGCAATCACCGCTGCCAGCATGGAGGGTTGTGGCGTGTTAGTCATTATCCCACCAGTTTCACTATGGCTTGTTCGACCTCTTCAACGGTGATCGAAGTCATGGGATGTTGCGAGTCATCTTCAGGCGGGCGGTGAATAATGATATGACGGTCACTGTCCTGACAGGGGCCGGTATAACGAGGATTGGCGGTAGAAAAGAGGCTGACGGTACGAACCTGCGCAGCGACCGCAATATGCATCGGTCCTGTATCACCCGTTACCAACAGATCCAGGCTGCGGATCAAGTTAATCAAGCCGCTGAGATTGGTTTTACCCGCCATCGGCGTAACATTTTTTCGGTAATGCAGCGGCAGGCTATCAATAAACTCCTGTTCAAGATGCTGCTCATGCGGCGCACCGGTCACGATGATTTCACAGTCAGGCCAACGAGTAAGCAGCGCTGCCACCAACTGGCAGAATGATGTTAGTGGCCAGCGACGAATATCTTTAGATGCACCTAACTGAAATCCAATACGCAGGTGGTCACCTGATCTCGTAACGCTGCTTTCCGATTCCGGCAGATGCATCCGGGTCTGATGCGACTGCGCACCGAGCGACTCAATCAATTTAAGTTTGCGTTTAATGGTGTGATCGTCGAAATAACCCGAGTAATGGTCCAGATGTTTATTAAGAAGTGGCGACTCGCTGCCGTAATGGTCGCGCACAATGACCTTACTGCCAGTTAATACTGCGCTCATAACATCGTACGGAAAATGGCCGTGTAATATCACCGATAAGTCGGGTTTCTGCCGGCGCAACTTGAAGAACAATGGCAGGTAATTCAGTAACTTATTGTCCCATATATAGATTTTATCAAACCACTGATAGCGGCTAACTAAATCCTTATTCTTCTTACTGGAAACCAAAATGAATTGACTGGCAGGGAAGCGATTTTTAAGGCTCCAAATAGCCGGTGTATTCATCAGAAAATCGCCCAGTGCAGTGGTGGAATAGATCACCACAGTTTTGGGATTAAGATCGTGTAAGGAAGGTGCTGTTTCCCTGCTAAAAAATCGCGAGTAAAGCGTTAAAATTTGGTCTATGAGATATAGTTTTTTTTTCTTCACGTTTGCAGCACCCTAACTGTATAAAAAATACTCAAAAAAGTCTTTTATGGATATTTAGAGGTTAATCCGGGGATTAAAGTTCATTGCGAAAGCACATTTTCATCCGGTTAACCTCAGATTAACTGGACAGGCTTCAGTTTGGCAATCTTCTCTAATGTACAGGGATGATGATTATAGCCCAGCAACATCACAGCATCACCTGATCCGAAGGGGTTATCATTTACTTCAAGCCACCGATTCTGGCTGCGCTATCACCCTTCAAACCCGGCCTGAAAAACGACCTCACTCCCCTTTCCTTTTCATCAGAAAACAGTAGCAAGTGACATTCAAAACCGGGAAATCAGGGTGACATTATCAACATGGATAGACAAAATCTACCGATTGGTTAGGTTAAAGAATCTGTGTGCCGCTGGATTGCTGTTTCCTTTCTCATAACCTCGGAGAATTCAGAACGGTCTTGTTGTCTAATTCGTTGTTCCTTTTTGTGATTTCATCATTTTTTTGTGCATTTCAGTCATATTTTGGTGTGCCATAGCGCTGTTGTTTTGCATCATTTGATGAGACATAGCAGCCTGGTCATGAGCGCCCATATCCATCATTTTCATGCTTTCTCCCTGGGTGGTGCTTTTATCAGAGGAAGACTGAATCTGGTGGGCTGGAGCCTGCGCATTATTTACCATGTCGTGGATATTTATTTTTTCTGCTGCCCAGGAATATGAGGTAAAGGTCATAATGGCAACAAGCGATACAAGGATTTTTTTCATAGTGGATCTCCGGTTTAAAATTCCCCATGCAGCCAACAACTTAAATTCCAATAAGTGGTTGATATCTGACCTGGGTGGTGGTTACTCAGAAAACGGTGTGAAACTTCTTTTCCACTCTGTTCCTGATTTATAGTCATTATAAAAAACCACCTCTGTTCATCGCATGACTAAATCATGACATTTATGTCACCAGAAGCGCACCCGCCCCAGGGTTACCGGAAACTCCACTGCACAGTGATAACAAACACGCTGGGAATGATAATCCCCGTTTCGATGCCAAAATAAGAAGTGAAATTATATTGAAAGCCATGATAAATATAAGGTGAAAATCCAATGCCAGTTGCCTTTTTAAAATCATGATAAGAACCGTGATCACCACAATTTTTAAATGCATCGAAAAAGAACTCGCCGGTATATCCATATACGCCTTTGAACACCCACCCGTTATCCCAGGAGGCCCAGTCCCTTCTCACGCCCATCGCAAGACAACGATCGTCGAAACTATTTTTCATTGTGCCAAGTAACACGCTGTATTTCGAATCTTCAGAGAGTTTACGCTCAACAGAAAAAAAGTTATTTTCGAAATTCTCTGTGTATTGCCCGTGATTCCCGGTCAGATGGTAAACAAAAGAACCGGTATTGACTGAATAGAGATTTATTTCACTGGCATGACACCAGAAAACCACAACGAGCAAATGATATCCTAATGTTCGGATTATTAATTTATGCATTTTAATATCCAACTTAATAAGAAAGGAAGTCGAACAATTCCTGCACACTTACCCACGTTTTGGTTTTACATGAAGGCTTGCTGTATCCAAGCATAGCCCATTACGCCCTTCCTCCCCTGCCTTATAGCTCAAATTTTAACCTTACCTGCCCGCCATTACGCTATATACCGGGAAAAACACCGCATTATGTAAGGATTGCGTAAGCCTATCGATCATAAAATCCCATTTCTCTGTAATGATTGAGAGTGTAAATGTAATAAAATATTAACAGGAGGAAGGAAATGGTAGGGATTTCAACGTTAGGAATAGGCTCTGGGCTAAAACTTGATGAAATTCTCGACAAGCTCACCAGCGCCGAGAAACAGGTTCTGACACCCATTTCAAAGCAACAAAGTGCGGCCACAGCGAAGCTGTCGGCCTATGGCAGTCTGAAAACAGCCATCCAGAGTTTTCAGACTGCCAACAGTAAATTGCAGGAAAGTGGGCTATATACCCAGACCAGTGCAACCAGTAGCACCACCGCCTTTAGTGCCGACTCGGGTGGGAGTGCCATCCCCGGAAAATACACCATCAGTGTGACACAACTGGCGCAATCCCAGACGTTAACCAGTGCGGCAAAGAGTGATTTGAAGTTACCACTGGGTAGCGATGCTGATAGTCGGACGCTGAAAATTCGCATGGAGGATGGCAAAGAGCACAGCATCACCTTAAGCAAAGATCAAACTTCGCTTTCTGCGCTGCGCGATAGCATCAATAAGGCTAATGCCGGTATCAGCGCGAGTCTGATCCGCGTATCCGATAAAGAGTATCGCCTCTCACTGACTGCCACCGAGACAGGGACCGGTCATGCGGTGAAAGGTATTGAGGTGACTGGCGATGACACGTTGCAGGATTTTATCGGTTACGACGCGGCAGTCACCACCAAAGGGTTGACACAGAAT encodes the following:
- a CDS encoding glycosyltransferase family 9 protein; this translates as MKKKKLYLIDQILTLYSRFFSRETAPSLHDLNPKTVVIYSTTALGDFLMNTPAIWSLKNRFPASQFILVSSKKNKDLVSRYQWFDKIYIWDNKLLNYLPLFFKLRRQKPDLSVILHGHFPYDVMSAVLTGSKVIVRDHYGSESPLLNKHLDHYSGYFDDHTIKRKLKLIESLGAQSHQTRMHLPESESSVTRSGDHLRIGFQLGASKDIRRWPLTSFCQLVAALLTRWPDCEIIVTGAPHEQHLEQEFIDSLPLHYRKNVTPMAGKTNLSGLINLIRSLDLLVTGDTGPMHIAVAAQVRTVSLFSTANPRYTGPCQDSDRHIIIHRPPEDDSQHPMTSITVEEVEQAIVKLVG
- a CDS encoding DUF1493 family protein — encoded protein: MTNTPQPSMLAAVIALIEYHNKPTALGWFKKVDHPNFYVQRLPLNEFEFADLMNDFFITFAVSSKHYDDARYFPATRLQFPLFTRRKGFSYHPLTVALLCEAARLGHWPEVVTE